The following proteins are co-located in the Corynebacterium aquilae DSM 44791 genome:
- a CDS encoding MMPL family transporter, giving the protein MFEKWGHFAYRHRVAVPIVVIGFIVGLFALFGTQLGALMSQEGWDDPGSSSTKAAAIEQEVFGRDNGGDVVIVYTAPEGRTVDDPAIVGPAQRHLDQLAASNPDTIDHVTSYFEKRTPMLATQDKHMAFAAIGLKGDGEDVLKNFRAVEDQLVDPDLEATGVVQQVAGQTAIADALDDGMSGDIHRAEIYALPAVGLLLLIVFGSLVAATMPLIVGVLSILGSLGVLALLAHVAQVNVFAQSVVTLLGLGLAIDYGLFLVSRFREELDAGHDVRQATITATATAGKTVVFSAAMVAVALSGLLLFPQAFLKSVAYGAISAVGLAALLSITVLPSIFALLGHKIDKFALRRKPLTQERIENSVWARIPDWAMRHSGIVTTVIVAGLIALAVPLGGVKFGGINETYLPPGDEVRAAQHTFDENFPQFRTDPIKVVITGADNQQIVDIYRQLNEVQGITGRFAPSQPAKDETTVMAAGIIDREDNKAVVHQLREITVPEGVNMYIGGSPALEVESIEALFHTLPWMALYIVVATFILLSLVFGSVILPAKAIIMTILGMGATLGVLTAMFVDGFGADLLNFTPGPLMSPVLVLIMAIIYGLSTDYEVFLLSRMVEARDRGKSTDEAIRIGTSHTGNIITAAAIIMIVVCGAFGFSTIVMMKYIAYGMIVALILDATIIRMLLVPAVMHMLKEDNWWAPRFVKKASLVLGHNAPDNSLMHTPVVPAVAGAPAVEASEASTGPAGGAESVAGAADAGLAVDSPEHSPAAVTPADPADPEFPADSPAPAAPVEDDVVSADPADADDQVDAAADLEGGVDGDSVLEMDEPVVDEVDIIADNEAKRAGRSTTEDTQLIPFAELLRRLEEDDNNE; this is encoded by the coding sequence GTGTTTGAGAAGTGGGGCCACTTCGCCTACCGTCACCGAGTCGCTGTGCCGATCGTCGTGATTGGTTTCATTGTGGGGCTGTTTGCCCTGTTTGGTACCCAGTTGGGTGCGTTGATGAGCCAGGAGGGTTGGGACGATCCGGGATCGTCGTCTACCAAGGCTGCTGCGATTGAGCAGGAGGTCTTTGGTCGCGATAACGGCGGTGATGTGGTCATCGTCTATACCGCGCCGGAGGGGCGCACGGTCGATGATCCGGCGATTGTGGGCCCGGCCCAGCGCCATTTAGATCAGTTGGCTGCCAGCAATCCCGACACCATTGATCACGTCACTTCTTATTTTGAGAAGCGCACCCCGATGCTTGCCACGCAGGACAAGCACATGGCGTTTGCTGCGATTGGGTTGAAGGGTGACGGGGAGGATGTGCTGAAAAACTTCCGCGCCGTGGAGGATCAGCTGGTCGACCCCGATCTTGAGGCCACTGGGGTGGTGCAGCAGGTGGCGGGCCAAACGGCTATTGCGGATGCCCTGGATGATGGGATGAGCGGTGATATTCACCGCGCCGAGATTTACGCGTTGCCTGCGGTGGGCCTGTTGTTGCTCATTGTGTTTGGATCCCTGGTGGCCGCCACTATGCCTTTGATTGTGGGTGTGCTGTCGATTTTGGGGTCTTTGGGTGTGCTGGCACTGTTGGCGCATGTTGCCCAGGTCAATGTGTTTGCCCAGTCGGTGGTGACTTTGCTCGGGTTGGGGTTGGCGATCGATTATGGGCTGTTTTTGGTGTCCCGCTTCCGGGAGGAGCTGGATGCTGGTCATGACGTGCGGCAGGCCACGATTACTGCGACTGCGACTGCTGGTAAGACGGTGGTGTTTTCTGCCGCGATGGTGGCGGTTGCGTTGTCGGGTCTGTTGCTGTTTCCGCAGGCGTTTTTGAAGTCGGTGGCCTATGGTGCGATTAGCGCGGTGGGGTTGGCGGCGTTGCTGTCGATTACGGTTTTGCCGAGTATTTTCGCGCTGTTGGGCCACAAGATCGACAAGTTTGCCTTGCGTCGCAAGCCGTTGACGCAAGAGCGGATTGAAAATTCCGTGTGGGCGCGCATCCCGGATTGGGCGATGCGGCATTCCGGCATTGTGACCACTGTGATCGTTGCTGGTTTGATTGCTTTGGCGGTTCCGTTGGGTGGGGTGAAGTTCGGCGGTATTAACGAAACGTATTTGCCGCCGGGCGATGAGGTGCGTGCCGCTCAGCACACTTTTGACGAAAACTTCCCCCAGTTCCGTACTGACCCCATCAAGGTTGTCATTACCGGGGCGGATAATCAGCAGATTGTTGACATTTACCGCCAGCTCAATGAGGTTCAGGGGATTACTGGCCGGTTCGCGCCGAGCCAGCCCGCCAAGGATGAGACCACGGTTATGGCGGCCGGCATCATCGACCGTGAGGACAATAAGGCGGTGGTGCATCAGCTGCGTGAGATCACGGTGCCTGAAGGCGTCAACATGTACATCGGTGGCAGCCCCGCCCTGGAGGTGGAGTCCATCGAGGCGCTGTTCCACACCTTGCCGTGGATGGCGTTGTACATCGTGGTTGCGACTTTCATCCTGTTGTCTTTGGTGTTTGGTTCGGTGATTTTGCCGGCCAAGGCAATCATTATGACGATTCTGGGCATGGGCGCGACCCTGGGTGTGCTGACTGCCATGTTTGTTGATGGTTTTGGCGCGGATTTGTTGAACTTCACTCCGGGTCCGTTGATGAGCCCGGTGCTGGTGCTGATCATGGCGATCATTTATGGCTTGTCCACAGACTATGAGGTGTTTTTGCTCTCCCGCATGGTGGAGGCCCGGGATCGGGGTAAGAGCACTGACGAAGCGATTCGTATTGGTACCTCGCATACCGGCAATATCATTACGGCGGCCGCAATCATCATGATCGTGGTGTGTGGTGCTTTCGGGTTCTCCACCATCGTGATGATGAAGTACATCGCTTATGGCATGATCGTGGCGCTGATTTTGGATGCGACCATTATTCGTATGCTGCTGGTGCCTGCGGTGATGCACATGTTGAAGGAAGACAACTGGTGGGCGCCGCGGTTTGTGAAGAAGGCGTCTTTGGTGTTGGGGCATAATGCGCCTGACAATTCCCTGATGCACACCCCTGTGGTGCCTGCCGTGGCCGGGGCTCCTGCCGTGGAAGCTTCCGAAGCGTCCACTGGCCCGGCTGGTGGTGCTGAGTCTGTTGCCGGCGCAGCCGATGCTGGGCTGGCCGTCGATTCCCCGGAGCACTCCCCTGCCGCCGTAACCCCTGCAGACCCTGCAGACCCTGAATTCCCCGCAGATTCGCCAGCGCCGGCAGCCCCTGTCGAGGATGACGTTGTTTCGGCTGATCCAGCTGATGCGGATGATCAGGTGGATGCGGCTGCTGATCTCGAGGGCGGTGTCGATGGTGATTCGGTGCTGGAGATGGATGAACCGGTGGTCGACGAGGTCGATATCATCGCCGATAACGAGGCCAAGCGCGCAGGGCGTTCCACGACGGAAGACACCCAGCTGATTCCTTTCGCGGAGCTTTTGCGCCGCCTAGAAGAAGACGACAACAACGAGTAG
- a CDS encoding DUF3054 domain-containing protein, with protein MTSRTTRNPSKFLVFDLLAVAVFALLARAAHQSESMPFTFTGWLSTVWPFLLGTLIMWVVVPAVRKAPVALVPAGVAVWLGTAACGLVVWGLRHDHVPHISFIIVATVMSGLLLLGWRGIVAVLSHRR; from the coding sequence ATGACTTCCCGCACCACCCGCAACCCTTCGAAGTTTTTGGTGTTTGATCTTCTCGCGGTTGCGGTTTTTGCTTTGTTGGCGCGCGCCGCCCACCAGTCAGAAAGCATGCCGTTTACTTTCACCGGGTGGTTGAGCACCGTGTGGCCGTTTTTGCTGGGCACTCTGATCATGTGGGTTGTTGTGCCGGCCGTGCGGAAGGCGCCGGTGGCGTTGGTGCCCGCGGGGGTGGCTGTGTGGTTGGGTACCGCGGCCTGTGGCCTGGTGGTGTGGGGGTTGCGCCACGACCACGTGCCGCACATTAGTTTCATCATCGTCGCCACCGTGATGAGTGGTCTGCTGTTGCTTGGTTGGCGTGGCATTGTTGCCGTGCTTTCGCACCGGCGCTAG
- a CDS encoding lysylphosphatidylglycerol synthase transmembrane domain-containing protein: MDATRSNTKRAKAAITTALPFVVVAAMVFFVWRYHALIAQAFHEIRGAEPAVLPLTVVGAAVSMYAMGYVTHSLLYAGDVKVSTRNCVHLALASNAWSASLPGGQAFAAMLSFTVMRSWGASALVCSWQIVLSAVLSSTWLVALGVVTIFVLGASLSLSSLGLSLLGLSATVWAVYYIAHHPHVLRPLARWGLGMVNRVRRAPAGTGLSAVEDHISRLDAVYLSPKRFAATAAASLLNWLGDVVVLWACVWAVSGAMPLWEARSDETTIMGVVLAFVTAKIAGTVQATPGGIGPVEAALTGTLVAAGLPATTALGAVLIFRLVTFFGLVAIGWVVYAAKYASIGKSLRAGKTSTPGEVGYEAA; this comes from the coding sequence ATGGACGCCACCCGCAGCAACACCAAGAGGGCCAAAGCCGCCATCACCACGGCGCTGCCCTTTGTTGTGGTGGCGGCCATGGTGTTTTTCGTGTGGCGTTATCATGCGCTGATCGCCCAAGCTTTTCACGAGATTCGAGGCGCGGAGCCTGCGGTGCTGCCGCTGACTGTGGTTGGTGCGGCAGTTTCCATGTATGCCATGGGCTATGTCACCCATTCCTTGCTGTATGCGGGGGATGTGAAAGTGTCCACCCGCAACTGTGTTCACCTGGCCTTGGCTTCTAATGCGTGGTCGGCATCGCTGCCCGGTGGGCAGGCTTTCGCCGCCATGTTGAGTTTCACCGTGATGCGTTCTTGGGGTGCCAGCGCCTTGGTGTGTTCTTGGCAGATTGTGTTGTCTGCTGTGTTGTCTTCCACCTGGCTGGTTGCCCTTGGGGTGGTCACGATTTTTGTGTTGGGCGCGTCGCTGTCTTTGTCTTCGCTTGGTTTAAGCCTGCTCGGGTTGAGTGCCACGGTGTGGGCGGTGTACTACATCGCCCACCACCCCCACGTGTTGCGGCCGCTGGCGCGGTGGGGGTTGGGGATGGTCAACCGGGTGCGGCGCGCGCCCGCGGGCACGGGGCTGTCCGCGGTGGAAGATCACATTTCTCGCCTGGATGCGGTGTATTTGTCGCCGAAGCGTTTTGCAGCGACTGCGGCAGCTTCGTTGCTGAATTGGTTGGGTGACGTGGTGGTGTTGTGGGCGTGCGTGTGGGCGGTGTCCGGGGCGATGCCCCTGTGGGAGGCCCGCTCAGACGAAACCACCATCATGGGGGTGGTGCTGGCGTTTGTGACCGCCAAGATTGCCGGCACTGTGCAGGCCACCCCGGGCGGAATCGGCCCCGTGGAGGCCGCCCTGACGGGCACCTTGGTGGCTGCCGGCTTGCCGGCAACTACTGCGCTGGGGGCGGTGCTGATTTTCCGGCTGGTGACCTTTTTTGGCCTGGTGGCTATCGGCTGGGTGGTATATGCCGCCAAGTACGCCAGCATTGGTAAGTCTTTGCGTGCCGGTAAAACGTCCACCCCCGGCGAGGTCGGTTACGAGGCGGCCTAA
- a CDS encoding PTS ascorbate transporter subunit IIC translates to MNPVLDFFVQLVQIPAIIVGFIALLGLVVQKKSAGDVITGTVKTALSLLIIGGGAGVIVEGLGPIQSMFEMAFPSGNISTFVTFDEMVVSAVQTGPVTTLGSEIGLTMLFGYMFHLFLARVTPFHYVYLTGHMIWVHAGAFTIAMYQFGFNPFVTVAIASLLVGCYYTFAPAIAQPFVRRITGSNDVGFAHGQTLLNVLAGYIGMVIGNKEKSTEDIEMPEKLSFFRDVAVSTFLVMFVVSLLSAISAVSVAGVSTFQAAVDDGGISDGQNWIVFALLMALKFTAGMLILLYGVRMLIGEIVPAFEGISRKVIPNAIPALDVPVLFAYAPNALLVGLISGLIGQIAGMALCVAIGWPVPIPSMIVAFFASGTAAIFANSTGGRVAAWIGGFLWGFLGWILISFAYKFQVFGDLSSLGAENLGFTVPDAIVPGIILHGIASLF, encoded by the coding sequence ATGAACCCAGTTCTAGACTTCTTTGTCCAGCTGGTGCAGATCCCGGCCATCATCGTCGGTTTCATCGCACTGCTTGGCCTGGTCGTACAGAAGAAATCCGCCGGCGATGTCATCACCGGTACGGTCAAAACCGCACTGTCCCTGCTGATCATCGGCGGCGGCGCAGGCGTCATCGTTGAGGGCCTCGGCCCCATCCAGTCCATGTTCGAGATGGCATTCCCCTCGGGCAACATCTCCACCTTCGTCACCTTCGACGAAATGGTGGTCTCCGCCGTCCAGACCGGTCCCGTGACCACCCTGGGCAGTGAAATCGGCCTGACCATGCTGTTCGGCTACATGTTCCACCTGTTCCTGGCACGTGTCACCCCGTTCCACTACGTCTACCTGACCGGCCACATGATCTGGGTCCACGCTGGTGCATTCACCATCGCCATGTACCAGTTCGGCTTCAACCCCTTCGTCACCGTCGCCATCGCCTCCCTGCTCGTCGGCTGCTACTACACCTTCGCACCGGCCATCGCACAGCCCTTCGTCCGCCGCATCACCGGCTCCAACGACGTCGGTTTCGCCCACGGCCAAACCCTGCTCAACGTCCTGGCCGGCTACATCGGTATGGTCATCGGCAACAAGGAAAAGTCCACCGAGGACATCGAGATGCCGGAGAAGCTCTCCTTCTTCCGTGACGTCGCAGTCTCCACCTTCCTGGTCATGTTCGTTGTCTCCCTGCTGTCCGCTATCTCCGCGGTCTCCGTGGCCGGCGTGTCCACCTTCCAGGCAGCCGTCGACGACGGCGGCATCTCCGACGGCCAGAACTGGATCGTCTTCGCCCTGCTCATGGCCCTGAAGTTCACCGCCGGTATGCTCATCCTGCTCTACGGTGTCCGCATGCTGATCGGCGAAATCGTCCCCGCCTTCGAAGGTATCTCCCGCAAGGTCATCCCGAACGCCATCCCCGCCCTCGACGTGCCGGTGCTGTTCGCCTACGCACCCAACGCCCTGCTCGTCGGCCTCATCTCCGGCCTGATCGGCCAAATCGCCGGCATGGCACTGTGCGTCGCCATCGGATGGCCCGTCCCGATCCCCTCCATGATCGTCGCCTTCTTCGCCTCCGGCACCGCAGCCATCTTCGCCAACTCCACCGGCGGTCGCGTCGCCGCCTGGATCGGTGGCTTCCTGTGGGGCTTCCTCGGCTGGATCCTCATCTCCTTCGCCTACAAGTTCCAGGTCTTCGGTGACCTGTCCTCCCTCGGCGCCGAAAACCTCGGCTTCACCGTCCCGGACGCCATCGTTCCTGGCATCATCCTCCACGGCATTGCCTCCCTGTTCTAA
- a CDS encoding sugar isomerase domain-containing protein, producing the protein MSKLTNHYYDEIIALLQKVRDTQIDTIDEAAKTIAQKVKDGGRIFAFGASHSSLPVQDIVYRAGGLMLINPLYGPGIEALTTRPTTLGSQMEQMPGYGKVLFDNSPLKEGDVLICVSVSGRNAVPVELAREARANGVFVVGLTSSKYTDAVTSRVPDGTKLKDHADILLDNQVDAGDAVLTLEGVPQKFTPASGVTSTAILHSLSAAIIENLLELGISAPVFLAANLDGGAEWNAKHMAENKDRIFYLN; encoded by the coding sequence ATGTCCAAGCTCACCAACCACTACTACGACGAAATCATCGCCCTGCTGCAGAAGGTGCGCGACACCCAGATCGACACCATCGACGAAGCCGCCAAAACCATCGCCCAAAAGGTCAAGGACGGCGGCCGCATCTTCGCCTTCGGTGCCTCCCACTCCTCCCTGCCGGTCCAGGACATCGTCTACCGCGCCGGCGGCCTGATGCTCATCAACCCCCTCTACGGGCCCGGCATCGAAGCACTGACCACCCGCCCCACCACCCTCGGCTCCCAAATGGAGCAAATGCCCGGCTACGGCAAGGTGCTGTTCGACAACAGCCCCCTTAAAGAAGGCGACGTGCTGATCTGCGTGTCCGTCTCCGGCCGCAACGCCGTGCCCGTCGAACTCGCCCGCGAAGCCCGCGCCAACGGCGTCTTCGTCGTCGGCCTGACCTCCAGCAAGTACACCGACGCCGTGACCTCCCGCGTCCCGGACGGCACCAAGCTCAAGGACCACGCCGACATCCTCCTCGACAACCAGGTCGACGCCGGCGACGCAGTGCTCACCCTCGAAGGCGTGCCCCAGAAGTTCACCCCCGCATCCGGCGTGACCTCCACCGCCATCCTGCACTCCCTGTCCGCCGCCATCATCGAAAACCTCCTCGAGCTCGGCATCTCCGCACCGGTCTTCCTCGCCGCCAACCTCGACGGTGGCGCCGAATGGAACGCCAAGCACATGGCAGAAAACAAAGACCGCATCTTCTACCTGAACTAA
- the trmB gene encoding tRNA (guanosine(46)-N7)-methyltransferase TrmB — MTNSDNSSNTGELPAGRPLQSEFDTGLDYPRLGSVSFRRGTLTDNQEKLFDEHWPRLGTLLSDERIDVEQWFGRSGHPTILEIGSGTGTSTAAMAPLEADTNVIAVELYKPGLAKLLGAVVRGDIDNIRMVRGDGVEVLNRMFPEHSLDGVRIFFPDPWPKARHHKRRIIQSGTLNLIASRLKPGGVLHVATDHADYAEWIDELVDVEPALEFMGWPWEQCPQLTDRQVITKFEGKGLKKDHVIREYLWRRRPLA, encoded by the coding sequence ATGACTAATTCTGATAATTCCTCAAACACTGGCGAGCTGCCTGCGGGCCGCCCGTTGCAGTCCGAATTCGATACTGGCTTGGATTATCCGCGTCTGGGAAGCGTGAGCTTTCGTCGTGGCACCTTGACCGATAACCAGGAGAAGCTGTTCGACGAGCATTGGCCCCGGTTGGGCACTTTGCTGTCGGATGAGCGCATTGATGTGGAGCAGTGGTTTGGCCGTTCGGGCCACCCGACGATCCTGGAGATTGGTTCTGGCACTGGCACGTCTACTGCGGCGATGGCTCCGCTGGAGGCTGATACGAATGTGATTGCGGTCGAGTTGTACAAGCCGGGCCTGGCGAAGCTGTTGGGCGCGGTGGTGCGTGGCGATATTGACAACATTCGTATGGTGCGTGGCGATGGCGTGGAGGTGCTTAACCGGATGTTCCCGGAGCATTCCCTCGATGGGGTGCGCATTTTCTTCCCTGATCCGTGGCCGAAGGCCCGCCACCATAAGCGCCGCATCATTCAGTCGGGCACGTTGAATCTGATTGCTTCGCGTTTGAAGCCCGGCGGGGTGCTGCATGTCGCCACCGACCACGCCGATTATGCGGAGTGGATTGATGAGCTGGTGGATGTGGAGCCTGCGTTGGAGTTTATGGGTTGGCCGTGGGAGCAGTGCCCGCAGCTGACGGATCGTCAAGTGATCACCAAGTTTGAGGGCAAGGGCCTGAAGAAGGATCACGTGATTCGCGAATATTTGTGGCGTCGCCGCCCGCTGGCGTAG
- a CDS encoding NYN domain-containing protein — protein MSTHASYPAPGPNTLLLVWDAPNLDMGLGAILGSRPTSAHRPRFDAVGRWLVQQAAELSASTGLDIVPEATVFTNVTPGSADSIRPWVEALRNVGFAVFAKPKLTEDSDVDPDMLAHIETRANEGVLAGLVVASADGQNFKDALERHTQEGVSTTVLGFHEHASWAVGSEVLNFVDLEEIHGVFREPLPRINLDHLPEGGAWLQPFRSLDNLL, from the coding sequence TTGAGTACTCACGCAAGTTACCCCGCACCGGGGCCGAACACCTTGTTGTTGGTGTGGGATGCCCCGAACCTTGATATGGGTTTGGGGGCCATTCTTGGTTCCCGCCCGACCAGTGCCCACCGCCCGCGTTTTGATGCGGTTGGCCGGTGGCTGGTACAGCAGGCCGCCGAGTTGTCTGCTTCTACTGGTCTTGACATTGTTCCGGAAGCGACGGTGTTTACCAATGTGACTCCGGGGAGTGCGGATTCGATCCGCCCCTGGGTGGAGGCGTTGCGCAACGTTGGTTTTGCGGTGTTCGCGAAGCCGAAGTTGACGGAGGATTCCGATGTGGATCCCGACATGTTGGCCCACATTGAGACCCGCGCGAATGAGGGTGTGTTGGCGGGGCTGGTGGTTGCCAGCGCCGATGGCCAGAACTTCAAGGATGCGCTGGAGCGCCACACCCAAGAGGGTGTGTCTACCACTGTGCTGGGTTTCCACGAGCACGCGTCGTGGGCTGTCGGTTCAGAAGTTTTGAACTTTGTGGATTTGGAAGAGATTCACGGGGTGTTCCGGGAGCCGCTGCCGCGTATCAATCTGGATCATCTGCCCGAGGGCGGTGCGTGGCTGCAGCCGTTCCGTTCCCTGGACAATCTGCTGTAA
- a CDS encoding PTS sugar transporter subunit IIB, translated as MIQIATVCGMGLGTSMMLANQVRAMCEDAGIAAKVQPVDLGSFKSQPSDIVVTTTAMAKNVEGTKAVVVLIDNLIDKNEVKTKVMAAVDEFNNR; from the coding sequence ATGATCCAGATTGCAACCGTGTGTGGCATGGGCCTCGGCACCTCCATGATGCTGGCAAACCAGGTTCGCGCCATGTGTGAAGACGCAGGCATCGCCGCCAAGGTCCAGCCCGTCGACTTGGGCTCCTTCAAGTCCCAGCCCTCCGACATCGTGGTCACCACCACCGCCATGGCTAAGAACGTCGAGGGCACCAAGGCCGTCGTCGTGCTGATCGACAACCTCATCGACAAAAACGAAGTCAAGACCAAGGTCATGGCTGCGGTCGACGAGTTCAACAACCGCTAA
- a CDS encoding PTS sugar transporter subunit IIA: protein MTFLPDVVAARRHAADWQEAIRIVGELYESKDIATAEYAEAMINGVKEFGPYMVLTPGVAMPHAKSASGVKKAGTCVVTLDEPVEFGSPANDPVDVLISFAAGDKKGHIKMIQSLAAVLGDTELLDRARAATTDEELLAVFTDAAK, encoded by the coding sequence ATGACTTTTCTCCCTGATGTTGTTGCAGCTCGACGTCACGCAGCCGATTGGCAGGAAGCCATCCGCATCGTCGGCGAGCTCTACGAATCCAAAGACATCGCCACTGCCGAATACGCAGAGGCCATGATCAACGGAGTCAAAGAATTCGGCCCCTACATGGTGCTCACCCCCGGTGTCGCCATGCCTCACGCTAAAAGCGCAAGCGGCGTGAAAAAGGCCGGAACCTGTGTCGTCACCCTTGACGAACCCGTCGAGTTCGGCAGCCCCGCCAACGACCCCGTCGATGTGCTCATCTCTTTCGCCGCCGGCGACAAGAAGGGCCACATCAAGATGATTCAGTCTTTGGCCGCAGTTCTCGGAGACACTGAACTGCTCGATCGGGCACGCGCCGCCACCACCGACGAGGAACTCCTCGCCGTGTTCACCGACGCCGCCAAATAA
- a CDS encoding 1-phosphofructokinase family hexose kinase — protein sequence MPPTNTPAILAITPNPALDITLPIEQLIPEATHRIDTALRKLGGKGVNVAAVAAEQGYTAYALGPVSEADLADLNNRTDGVVALPDGVHLAFTPTPVPLRATFAIYQNTTGETAIINERGGAHPDEVYHNMVTTLTSYLDQHPGSVVTVSGSFAPGAPADFVTRLVDITHHHGGKIIVDSAGAPLKAACAAGADLVKPNAAELKETTGSDSLIAGARQLLALGAGMVVASAGPDGLVAVTPDTIVAAKLDEVLKGNPTGAGDALVSALATGLIDGLEPKQLLQRGVAWSAAAVLQPAAGTIGEDYKPLLDRVEFPTPPTE from the coding sequence ATGCCCCCCACCAACACCCCGGCAATTCTCGCCATCACCCCCAACCCGGCACTCGACATCACCCTGCCCATCGAGCAGCTGATCCCCGAAGCCACCCACCGCATCGACACCGCCCTACGCAAACTCGGCGGCAAAGGCGTCAACGTCGCCGCCGTCGCAGCCGAACAAGGCTACACCGCCTACGCACTCGGCCCCGTCAGCGAAGCAGACCTGGCAGACCTCAACAACCGCACCGACGGTGTGGTTGCCCTACCCGACGGCGTACACCTCGCATTCACCCCCACCCCCGTTCCCCTGCGCGCCACCTTCGCCATCTACCAAAACACCACCGGCGAAACCGCCATCATCAACGAACGCGGCGGCGCCCACCCGGACGAGGTCTACCACAACATGGTCACCACCCTGACCAGCTACCTCGACCAACACCCCGGCTCCGTCGTCACCGTCTCCGGCAGCTTCGCCCCCGGCGCCCCCGCAGACTTCGTCACCCGGCTCGTCGACATCACCCACCACCACGGCGGCAAAATCATCGTCGACTCCGCCGGAGCCCCACTGAAAGCCGCCTGCGCCGCCGGCGCCGACCTGGTCAAACCCAACGCGGCAGAACTCAAAGAAACCACCGGCAGCGACTCCCTGATCGCAGGAGCCCGCCAACTGCTAGCACTAGGCGCCGGCATGGTCGTCGCCTCCGCAGGCCCCGACGGACTCGTCGCCGTCACCCCAGACACCATCGTCGCCGCCAAACTCGACGAAGTCCTCAAAGGCAACCCCACCGGCGCCGGCGACGCCCTGGTATCCGCCCTGGCCACCGGCCTCATCGACGGCCTGGAGCCCAAACAACTGCTGCAACGCGGCGTCGCCTGGTCCGCCGCCGCCGTCCTCCAGCCGGCCGCCGGAACCATCGGCGAAGACTACAAGCCCCTGCTGGACAGGGTGGAATTCCCCACCCCGCCCACGGAATAA
- a CDS encoding SIS domain-containing protein: MSNTLGAHMEAELYSQPEMWRKVTELDNSCLPTNGERVVVIGCGTSWFMAMAYAAMREAAGQGLTDAFTATEVPMDREYDVAIVITRSGTTSEIIDYLTKVKGTVRTIALLGAQDTPVAELADDVVNLEFADEQSVVQTRFATTALSFLRGSVHGKQAVLDAADQAAEVLQTEPEAELINAEQYSFLGLGWVYGVAIEAGLKMRESCQAWTESYQSMEYRHGPIAIAAPGRITWQLGTSPEGLAEQVKATGARYEDVDRDPLAQLVRVHQVALLTARARGLNPDEPRNLTRSVILK, encoded by the coding sequence ATGAGCAACACTCTTGGCGCCCACATGGAAGCCGAACTCTACAGCCAGCCCGAAATGTGGCGAAAAGTCACCGAACTCGACAACAGCTGCCTGCCCACCAACGGCGAACGCGTCGTCGTCATCGGCTGCGGCACCTCCTGGTTCATGGCCATGGCCTACGCCGCCATGCGCGAAGCAGCCGGCCAAGGCCTAACCGACGCCTTCACCGCCACCGAAGTCCCCATGGACCGCGAATACGACGTCGCCATCGTCATCACCCGCTCCGGCACCACCAGCGAAATCATCGACTACCTCACCAAGGTCAAGGGCACCGTCCGCACCATCGCGCTGCTCGGCGCACAGGACACCCCCGTCGCAGAACTCGCCGACGACGTCGTCAACCTCGAATTCGCCGACGAACAATCCGTCGTCCAAACCCGCTTCGCCACCACCGCCCTGTCCTTCCTGCGCGGCTCCGTCCACGGCAAGCAAGCCGTCCTCGACGCCGCCGACCAGGCCGCAGAAGTCCTCCAGACCGAACCCGAAGCAGAACTCATCAACGCCGAGCAATACTCCTTCCTCGGCCTCGGCTGGGTCTACGGTGTCGCCATCGAAGCCGGCCTGAAAATGCGCGAATCCTGCCAAGCCTGGACCGAGTCCTACCAGTCCATGGAATACCGCCACGGCCCCATCGCCATCGCCGCCCCCGGCCGCATCACCTGGCAGCTCGGCACCTCCCCCGAAGGCCTAGCAGAACAGGTCAAAGCCACCGGCGCCCGCTACGAAGACGTCGACCGCGACCCGCTGGCCCAACTCGTCCGCGTCCACCAGGTCGCACTGCTGACCGCCCGCGCCCGCGGCCTCAACCCGGATGAACCCCGCAACCTCACCCGCTCCGTCATCCTCAAATAA